A window from Zingiber officinale cultivar Zhangliang chromosome 7A, Zo_v1.1, whole genome shotgun sequence encodes these proteins:
- the LOC122002735 gene encoding caffeoylshikimate esterase-like: MIHDRCLLLYPKLLGLTSFIRAGVGSASTVTSTRRTKVSKGRRALAAATMALTAAAMGWEGVDDRLVRMVTEATLDQAPERRRVRDAFKIIQLGIDHCLFKAQYLGIRMEESYEVNSRGIEIFKKSWFPEHCRLKGLVCFCHGYGDTCTFFFEGISKKIASAGYGVFAMDYPGFGLSEGLHGYIPSFDLLVDDVIECFSRIKENPEYQGLPSFLFGQSMGGAVALKVHFKQPCFWDGAILVAPMCKMADNVVPPWPVQQILICMAKVLPRVKLVPQKDLAEMAFKDIKKRKQCSYNVIAYKDKPRLRTALEMLKTTQEIERRLEEVSLPMIILHGEADVVTEPSVSKALYEKASSSDKKMHLYEGAYHSILEGESDEMIFKVLDDIISWLEEQCRKRYTESS; this comes from the exons ATGATTCACGACCGCTGCTTGCTACTTTATCCTAAGCTTCTGGGTCTTACTTCCTTCATTAGGGCTGGGGTTGGGTCCGCAAGCACAGTAACAAGCACAAGGAGGACGAAGGTGAGCAAAGGAAGAAGGGCCTTGGCCGCAGCGACGATGGCCCTGACTGCCGCCGCCATGGGCTGGGAGGGCGTGGACGATCGTCTTGTGAGGATGGTGACCGAGGCCACTCTTGACCAGGCCCCTGAACGCCGCAGGGTCCGAGACGCCTTTAAGATAATCCAGCTTGGGATCGACCACTGCTTGTTCAAG GCCCAATACCTGGGAATTAGAATGGAAGAG TCATATGAGGTAAACTCAAGAGGCATTGAGATCTTCAAGAAAAGTTGGTTTCCAGAACATTGTAGATTAAAGGGCCTTGTTTGTTTCTGTCATGGCTATGGAGACACTTGTACATTTTTTTTTGAAG GGATTTCAAAGAAGATTGCATCAGCTGGATATGGAGTCTTTGCAATGGATTACCCTGGATTTGGTCTTTCTGAAGGACTGCATGGATATATACCAAGTTTTGATTTACTCGTGGATGACGTAATAGAGTGCTTCTCAAGAATTAAAG AGAACCCTGAATACCAAGGGCTTCCCAGCTTTCTATTTGGGCAGTCTATGGGTGGGGCGGTTGCCCTGAAAGTGCATTTCAAACAACCTTGTTTTTGGGATGGTGCTATTTTAGTTGCACCAATGTGCAAG ATGGCAGACAATGTCGTTCCACCTTGGCCTGTTCAGCAAATTCTAATTTGCATGGCAAAAGTTCTTCCAAGAGTGAAGTTAGTCCCTCAGAAAGATTTAGCTGAGATGGCATTTAAGGATATAAAAAAACGAAAACAG TGCTCCTATAATGTTATTGCTTACAAGGATAAACCACGGTTGAGAACAGCTTTAGAGATGCTTAAAACTACACAAGAGATTGAACGCCGATTAGAGGAA GTTTCCCTCCCCATGATAATTCTACATGGTGAGGCTGATGTTGTAACAGAACCTTCGGTGAGCAAGGCTCTGTATGAAAAGGCAAGTAGCTCAGACAAAAAAATGCACTTGTATGAAGGTGCATATCATTCAATCCTAGAAGGTGAATCAGATGAGATGATCTTTAAAGTTCTTGATGATATTATATCTTGGCTGGAGGAACAGTGCCGTAAAAGATACACTGAAAGTTCATAA